In Desulfuromonas thiophila, the DNA window GGTTGATCTCCAGCAGCGCCACCGGCGCATTGCCGATGAGGATGATGCTGCGGTCGAGCTGATCAGCAGCCTTGCGCACGGCGAACAGTGAGCGTGGTAGTCCGCTGTCTTTGGCCTGCTCGGCGACATCAGTGTCGGCGACGTGACACAGGATGCTGTCGCGCTGGTAGCCGGGATGGATCTGCTGCAGCCGCGCCACGGACAGCCCGGAGCGGATCATGTTGCTGTCGGCGTAAATGGTCGCCCCGCGTAGCAGGGCCGCAGCGCAGGAGCTGAAGGCGTCGTCACTGAAGCGGATATGCTCGGCGAGGCTGAAATCGGCGGTGGTGTGGATCAGGCGGCGCACCACCTGCCACTGCGCGTCACTGAAGCCGCTGCGATTTGCCTCGGCGTCGATGGCGGCAAACGAGCGGCGTTCGATCTCCGCGCCGCTGACCGGCTGGTCATAGAGGTCGTAGATCAGCGGTCGCGTGGGTGGTGTCGGGTCTTGAGAGGATGTCATGGGGTAAAACTCCCGTTATAAAAAGCGATAAAAGCACTGCGTCCGATCAGACCGACCACGGCAACCAGGGCGGTGGTCCAGATCATCAGACGCAGCCCGGCACCGATATGGTGTGCCGTCAGAGGCTGGTCAGCATCGCCCAAGTAGGGGCGAAACGAGGACTGGCCGAAGTAACGGTTTGCGCCGCCGAGGCGGACGTGCAGCGCGCCGGCTACGGCCGCCTCGATCTGGCCGCCGTTGGGGCTGGGGTGGTTGTGGCGATCGCGGCGCAGGATGCGCCAGGCTTTTTTCCCGTCGAGCCCGGCCAGTGCTGCCGCCGGAATGGTCAGCAGCGCGGTGAGGCGCGCCGGGATGAAATTGGCCGCATCGTCGAGGCGTGCGGCAGCACGACCAAAATGGAGGTAGCGCTCGGTTTTGTAGCCGAAGGTGGAATCGAGGGTGTTGATGGCCTTGTAGGTCATGGCTGCCACCGGTCCGCCGACCACGGCGAACAGCAGCGGTGCGGTGACGCCGTCCACGGTGTTTTCCGCCACACTTTCGACGGTGGCACGGCTGATTTCCGCCTCGTTCAACTGTTCGGTATCGCGTCCCACCAGGCGCGCCAGTTGGGCGCGGGCCGTGGTCAGATCGCCCTGTTGCAATGGGAGCTGCACGGCGCGGGCATGATCGCTGAGGCTGCGTGTCGCCAGGGTGGTGTAGAGGACGAGGATGGAAACCAGGTCGCCAAGGCGCGGGTGGATTGCTGCCGCGCCATACACCACAGCAGCGCTGAGCAGGGCAGTGCCGCCGACCATCACCATGACCGCGACCAGCCCGGCGCGAAAGCCGTCATCCAGCCGGCGGCGCAGCGGAGCTTCCACGGCCAGGGCAGCGCGACCGATGGCCTGCACCGGATGCGGCCAACGCGGCGGATCACCACACAGGGCGTCGAGGGCCAGGGCGGCCAACAGATGCATCCACAGCGGCATCACAGGCCGATCCTCCGATACAGGGCGTCCAGGTCGAGGGCGGCGCGCACCGTGTCGGCAAGGCGGTCAAAGGCCGGTTCCAGATCGTAACAGGCACGGATGCGACCATCGCACGGCCAGCCGCGTCGCTGGCGCAGGCGGTCGATGAACCAGCGGCGGAACGGATCGGCATCGAACAGACCGTGCAAATAAGTGCCCCACACCCGACCGTTGCGCATGGCCCCGCCGATCAGCTCCCCGGCGGCGTTGTAGGCCAGAGGTTGCAGACCGGCGGCGGTCGTATGACCGTGGTGGATCTCGTAACCGATCAGGTCATGACCGGAGGGGAGATGCTGGCAGCGGGTTTGCAGCGTGGTTTTGTCCGGCTCCAGGCAGGTATCGAGGGGCAGCAGACCGAGGCCCGCTAGAGGCTCCTTGGTCCCTTCGATGGCATGGGGGTCGCGCAGGGTGGTGCCGAGCATCTGGAAACCGCCGCAGATGCCGACGATCTCGCAGCGTTCGTCATCAGCCCGTTGCAAAAGCCTGTCCGCCAGGCCGCTATGGCGCAGATGGATCAGATCGGCAGCGACATTCTTGCTGCCGGGCAGGATCAGCGCGTCCGGGCGGCCCAACTGGTCGGCGTGGCGCACCACGCGCAGCCGCACATCCGGCTCAATGGTCAGGGCATCGATGTCGGTAAAGTTGGAGATGTGTGGCAGGTCGATGATCGCGATGTCGAGGCCGTCTTCCGCCATCGCATCCGTTGCGGTATGGAGCGTGCCCTGCTTGAACGACACCGAATCCTCTTCGGGCAGACCGAGGCGATGAAGATAGGGGACCACACCGAGCACCGGTTTGCCGCTATGGCGCAGGGTGGCGTCGAGGGCGCTGCCGAGCAGGGTAGCATCACCGCGAAAACGGTTGATGACGAACCCGGCCACCTGATGGCGCTCCGCTTCGTTGAGCAGTTCCATGGTGCCGACGAACGAGGCAAACACGCCGCCGCGGTCGATATCGCCCACCAGCAGCACCGGGGCGGCGGCGTAACGGGCCATGTTCATATTGACGATGTCGCCGGATTTGAGGTTGATTTCGGCCGGGCTGCCCGCGCCTTCGAGCACCATCACCTGATGCTCGGCGGCCAGGCTGTCGTAGCTGCGTTTGACCTGTTCGAAGATGTCGCGCTTGTGTTCGGCATAAGCGCGAAAATGCATGTTGCCGACCGCCTTGCCGAGGACGATGATCTGCGAGCCGGTGTCGCTGTTGGGCTTGAGCAGCACCGGGTTCATGCGCACGTCCGGGTCGAGGCGGCAGGCCTGGGCCTGCATCACCTGGGCGCGGCCCATCTCGCCGCCGTCGCAAGTGACGAAGGAATTGAGCGACATGTTCTGCGCTTTGAACGGTGCCACATCAAAGCCATCCTGGTAGAGGATGCGGCACAGGGCGGCGGTGAGGACACTCTTGCCGGCATTGGAGCCGGTGCCCTGGAACATGAGGGCCGGGGTTTTGCGTTTTCGGGGGATGGCCCGGCGCGGGGCGAGCAGGCCGGTGAGCACCTGTTCGAGGCGTTGCTGCTCTGCGGGCGGACGCACGGCCACGCGGAAGTAACGGGCGTCGAGTCCGGCAAAGTTATCGCAGGCGCGCAGGGCGATGCCCTGCTGCAGGGCCTGCTCCGTCAGGTGCACGGCAGTGAACTGGGGATGATCGAGGCGGCAGAGCAGAAAGTTGGCGTTACCGGGGAACACGCTGACGCCCGGCAGTTGTGCCACCATCTCGGCCAACGCCTGGCGCTGCTCACGGACAAAGGCGCGGCTGCGTAGGCGGTAGTCGTCGTCGGCCAGGGCGGCTTGGCCCACCTCCTGCGCCAGGGTGTTGACGCTCCACAACGGTTGCAGACGGCGACAACGCGCCATGAGGTCGGCATTGCCGAGGGCGATGCCGAGGCGCAATCCGGCGATGGCGTAGGTCTTGGTCAGCGACTGCAGGATGATGACGTTGGCCGGGCGCTCATGGCCGAGACTGGCGGGCGCATCGCTGAGATCGAGGAACGATTCGTCGATGAGGAATGTCGTTAGCGGATGTCGCCGGACCAGGGCGCGCAGCTCTTCCACGGCCAATTGGCTGCCGGTGGGGTTGTTGGGCTGGCCGAGGATCACCAGGGTGTCGGCGGCGTGGTCTGCATCCAGACACGTTTCCAGGGTATCCAACTCCAGTGCAAAGCCGTTGCTTTCACTCAATACAAGGGAGGTGACGTGCATGGCGTGGAGGCGTGCCACTTCGTTATAATCGGCATAGCTGGGCAGCGGTAGCACCAACCGCGTTTTGGCCAGACCGCGGATGAGCAGATGGAGCAGTTCGCTGGCGCCGTTGCCGATCAGCACCTGATCCGTGGTGGTGGCAAAGCGCTCGGCCACAGCCTGGGTCAGGGCGCTACAGTGTGGATCGGGGTAGTGCACCAGGTCGCTGATGTGGGCGCTGATCAGCGGGCGCAGCCATTCCGGCGGCCCCA includes these proteins:
- a CDS encoding precorrin-8X methylmutase, which encodes MTSSQDPTPPTRPLIYDLYDQPVSGAEIERRSFAAIDAEANRSGFSDAQWQVVRRLIHTTADFSLAEHIRFSDDAFSSCAAALLRGATIYADSNMIRSGLSVARLQQIHPGYQRDSILCHVADTDVAEQAKDSGLPRSLFAVRKAADQLDRSIILIGNAPVALLEINRLILEQGLRPALVIGMPVGFVHVLESKEELQTTGVPYIVIEGRRGGSPLAVACLHALCLLTAADATLTP
- the cbiB gene encoding adenosylcobinamide-phosphate synthase CbiB, with amino-acid sequence MPLWMHLLAALALDALCGDPPRWPHPVQAIGRAALAVEAPLRRRLDDGFRAGLVAVMVMVGGTALLSAAVVYGAAAIHPRLGDLVSILVLYTTLATRSLSDHARAVQLPLQQGDLTTARAQLARLVGRDTEQLNEAEISRATVESVAENTVDGVTAPLLFAVVGGPVAAMTYKAINTLDSTFGYKTERYLHFGRAAARLDDAANFIPARLTALLTIPAAALAGLDGKKAWRILRRDRHNHPSPNGGQIEAAVAGALHVRLGGANRYFGQSSFRPYLGDADQPLTAHHIGAGLRLMIWTTALVAVVGLIGRSAFIAFYNGSFTP
- a CDS encoding cobyric acid synthase gives rise to the protein MTLNQPPRHQHGGNLSQLLQRSGTDTLVDFSANLNPLGPPEWLRPLISAHISDLVHYPDPHCSALTQAVAERFATTTDQVLIGNGASELLHLLIRGLAKTRLVLPLPSYADYNEVARLHAMHVTSLVLSESNGFALELDTLETCLDADHAADTLVILGQPNNPTGSQLAVEELRALVRRHPLTTFLIDESFLDLSDAPASLGHERPANVIILQSLTKTYAIAGLRLGIALGNADLMARCRRLQPLWSVNTLAQEVGQAALADDDYRLRSRAFVREQRQALAEMVAQLPGVSVFPGNANFLLCRLDHPQFTAVHLTEQALQQGIALRACDNFAGLDARYFRVAVRPPAEQQRLEQVLTGLLAPRRAIPRKRKTPALMFQGTGSNAGKSVLTAALCRILYQDGFDVAPFKAQNMSLNSFVTCDGGEMGRAQVMQAQACRLDPDVRMNPVLLKPNSDTGSQIIVLGKAVGNMHFRAYAEHKRDIFEQVKRSYDSLAAEHQVMVLEGAGSPAEINLKSGDIVNMNMARYAAAPVLLVGDIDRGGVFASFVGTMELLNEAERHQVAGFVINRFRGDATLLGSALDATLRHSGKPVLGVVPYLHRLGLPEEDSVSFKQGTLHTATDAMAEDGLDIAIIDLPHISNFTDIDALTIEPDVRLRVVRHADQLGRPDALILPGSKNVAADLIHLRHSGLADRLLQRADDERCEIVGICGGFQMLGTTLRDPHAIEGTKEPLAGLGLLPLDTCLEPDKTTLQTRCQHLPSGHDLIGYEIHHGHTTAAGLQPLAYNAAGELIGGAMRNGRVWGTYLHGLFDADPFRRWFIDRLRQRRGWPCDGRIRACYDLEPAFDRLADTVRAALDLDALYRRIGL